A single window of Kitasatospora sp. HUAS MG31 DNA harbors:
- a CDS encoding helix-turn-helix domain-containing protein, with amino-acid sequence MANALQQMMKRQLDEHGWSYGDVARLGGLPRSTVHHLATADRLARMPQPTTLERLARGLKLPLDAVRRAAAESCGIHLYTEGAPDTPHDPEVATLIASVRQLSAADRRHVAVLVESLLKRTADADRPAPGPA; translated from the coding sequence GTGGCCAACGCACTGCAACAGATGATGAAACGGCAACTGGACGAGCACGGCTGGTCATACGGCGACGTCGCCCGGCTCGGCGGGCTCCCGCGCTCCACCGTCCATCACCTCGCGACCGCCGACCGCCTCGCCCGGATGCCGCAGCCCACGACGCTCGAACGGCTCGCCCGCGGACTCAAGTTGCCCCTGGACGCGGTGCGTCGCGCCGCCGCCGAGTCCTGCGGGATCCACCTCTACACCGAGGGCGCTCCCGACACGCCGCACGACCCGGAGGTGGCCACCCTCATCGCCAGCGTCCGGCAGCTGTCCGCGGCCGACCGCCGGCATGTCGCCGTCCTCGTCGAATCCCTGCTCAAGCGCACTGCCGACGCCGATCGGCCTGCGCCCGGCCCGGCGTGA
- a CDS encoding TetR/AcrR family transcriptional regulator yields MSDEGSLRERLIDVGVELVLTEGTASVGLREIARRAGVSHGAPRRYFPTHHALLSAIARRGFEDLGARYLATVEGLTEPRAQVAAFARLYVGYAQERRGMFELMFRHDLLDSSQEPTDRPRLRTSTLPLFEHLALLVGRCRTRPADPNGATPSPSATAAALWANLHGIAQLWAWGSLQLVLGAAPAEPNGAPAALPELPGMPGLLGLSGLLGPAADPGAVDDTGAAGRTADAGRPSPAASAQLDRLVTAVLDAHLGPAAT; encoded by the coding sequence ATGAGCGACGAGGGCTCCCTGCGGGAGCGGTTGATCGACGTAGGCGTGGAGCTCGTGCTGACCGAGGGCACCGCCTCCGTGGGGCTGCGCGAGATCGCCCGCCGGGCGGGGGTGTCGCACGGGGCGCCGCGCCGGTACTTCCCGACCCACCACGCGCTGCTGTCGGCCATCGCCCGCCGCGGGTTCGAGGATCTCGGCGCCCGGTACCTGGCCACGGTCGAGGGCCTGACGGAGCCGCGGGCCCAGGTGGCGGCGTTCGCCCGGCTCTACGTCGGGTACGCCCAGGAGCGCCGCGGCATGTTCGAGCTGATGTTCCGTCACGACCTGCTCGACAGCTCGCAGGAGCCTACCGACCGGCCCCGGCTGCGGACGTCGACGCTCCCCCTGTTCGAACACCTCGCCCTGCTCGTCGGCCGCTGCCGGACCCGGCCCGCCGACCCGAACGGGGCCACCCCCTCGCCGTCGGCCACGGCCGCCGCCCTCTGGGCCAACCTGCACGGCATCGCCCAGCTGTGGGCCTGGGGCAGCCTGCAACTCGTCCTCGGCGCCGCCCCGGCCGAGCCGAACGGCGCCCCCGCCGCCCTGCCGGAGCTCCCCGGGATGCCCGGGCTGCTCGGACTGTCCGGGCTGCTCGGCCCGGCGGCCGACCCGGGCGCCGTCGATGACACGGGCGCCGCGGGCCGGACGGCCGACGCCGGCCGCCCGAGCCCCGCGGCCTCCGCCCAGCTCGACCGGCTCGTCACGGCCGTACTCGACGCCCACCTCGGCCCGGCGGCCACCTGA